From a region of the Thermosipho melanesiensis BI429 genome:
- a CDS encoding NCS2 family permease, with translation MDKFFKLHESGTSVKTEIIAGITTFLTMAYIIFVNPNILINVIPGLNPDNPLYAQFFGAFMVATILGAATATLIMGFWANYPFALAPGMGLNAYFAFTVCGKLGIDWRIALAAVFVEGILFILLTITGVRSFVVKAIPNSVKIATSAGIGLFIAFIGLKSAGIVIADQATFVTLGDLTSPTALVAIIGFFIIAVLFALRVPGSILIGILASTFIGALPIFGVTKFQGIVGKIPDISPTFFKLFEKFSWADLASGTFWIVVFTFFFVDFFDTLGTLTGLAESAGFIKNGEFPRSNRAYLADAVGTSVGALFGTSTVTTYIESSTGIAEGGRTGLTAVTVAVFMLLMLFFAPLGLTIPAAATAPALIFVGALMLKGLKLINWDDITEALPAFVTMIIMPLTYSIANGIALGLIVYPVVKTFSGKTKDVHVLNWILAILFAVYLIFLRG, from the coding sequence ACCCAAACATATTAATTAATGTAATTCCAGGTTTAAACCCAGATAATCCTTTATATGCACAATTTTTTGGTGCATTTATGGTAGCAACAATTCTTGGAGCAGCAACTGCTACATTAATAATGGGATTTTGGGCAAATTATCCATTTGCACTTGCACCAGGAATGGGACTAAATGCGTATTTTGCATTTACCGTATGTGGGAAGTTAGGAATTGATTGGAGAATTGCTCTTGCAGCTGTTTTCGTTGAAGGTATATTATTTATCCTACTTACTATAACTGGTGTTAGAAGTTTTGTTGTAAAGGCTATACCAAATTCTGTTAAAATTGCAACAAGTGCTGGTATAGGTCTGTTTATTGCATTTATAGGTCTAAAAAGCGCAGGGATAGTGATAGCAGACCAGGCAACATTCGTAACTTTAGGTGATTTAACTTCTCCCACTGCATTAGTAGCAATAATCGGATTTTTTATAATAGCAGTTTTATTTGCACTTAGAGTTCCTGGTTCCATACTAATTGGTATTTTGGCATCTACATTTATTGGGGCTCTACCTATTTTTGGCGTAACAAAATTCCAAGGAATTGTTGGGAAAATTCCCGATATTTCCCCTACATTCTTTAAGTTGTTTGAAAAATTTTCTTGGGCAGATCTTGCTTCTGGAACATTTTGGATTGTTGTATTTACATTCTTCTTTGTAGACTTCTTTGATACACTAGGCACTTTGACTGGACTTGCAGAAAGTGCTGGATTTATAAAAAACGGTGAATTTCCAAGATCAAATAGAGCATACTTGGCAGATGCTGTAGGTACATCAGTTGGTGCATTATTTGGAACATCAACAGTTACTACTTACATAGAAAGTAGTACTGGTATTGCCGAAGGTGGAAGAACTGGACTTACTGCTGTAACCGTTGCAGTCTTTATGCTTTTAATGCTCTTTTTTGCACCTCTTGGTTTAACTATACCCGCTGCAGCAACTGCTCCAGCATTAATTTTTGTTGGTGCATTGATGTTAAAAGGTTTAAAGTTAATTAATTGGGATGACATAACAGAAGCATTACCCGCTTTTGTAACTATGATTATTATGCCTCTAACCTATTCAATTGCCAATGGTATTGCATTGGGACTAATTGTTTATCCAGTAGTTAAAACATTCAGTGGAAAAACTAAAGATGTACACGTACTTAACTGGATCCTTGCTATATTGTTTGCTGTTTATTTAATATTTTTAAGAGGATAA